A part of Pseudomonas sp. HR96 genomic DNA contains:
- a CDS encoding precorrin-2 C(20)-methyltransferase yields MMQARGRLLGLGVGPGDPELITVKALRLLREAPVVAYFVAKGKKGNAFGIIEAHLQAAQQLLPLVYPVTTEALPAPLSYEQVISDFYDSASHEVAAHLDAGRDVAVICEGDPMFYGSYMYLHDRLAERYEAQVIPGVCSMLGGAAVLGAPLVYRNQSLSVLSGVLPADELKRRLADADAAVVMKLGRNFPKVRQVLAELGLAERALYVERATMANQKVVALAEVDPMSSPYFSLIIVPGERWQG; encoded by the coding sequence ATGATGCAGGCTCGTGGCCGTTTGCTGGGCCTGGGCGTGGGCCCCGGCGACCCGGAACTGATCACCGTCAAGGCCTTGCGCCTGCTGCGCGAAGCGCCGGTGGTGGCGTATTTCGTGGCCAAAGGTAAAAAAGGCAATGCCTTCGGCATCATCGAGGCGCACCTGCAGGCCGCCCAGCAACTGCTGCCGCTGGTCTACCCGGTGACCACCGAAGCCCTGCCGGCGCCCTTGTCGTATGAGCAGGTGATCAGCGACTTCTACGACAGCGCCAGCCACGAGGTGGCCGCGCACCTGGACGCCGGCCGCGACGTGGCGGTGATCTGCGAAGGCGATCCGATGTTCTATGGTTCCTACATGTACCTGCACGACCGCCTGGCCGAACGCTACGAGGCGCAGGTCATCCCCGGCGTGTGCTCGATGCTCGGCGGCGCCGCCGTGCTCGGCGCGCCGCTGGTGTATCGCAACCAGAGCCTGTCGGTGCTCTCCGGCGTGCTGCCGGCCGACGAGCTCAAGCGGCGTCTGGCCGACGCCGACGCCGCCGTGGTCATGAAACTGGGACGCAACTTTCCCAAGGTACGCCAGGTGCTGGCCGAGCTGGGCCTGGCCGAGCGGGCGCTGTACGTGGAGCGCGCGACCATGGCCAATCAGAAGGTGGTGGCCCTGGCCGAGGTCGACCCGATGTCGTCGCCGTACTTCTCGCTGATCATCGTGCCCGGTGAACGGTGGCAGGGCTGA
- the dusB gene encoding tRNA dihydrouridine synthase DusB: MSAVRIGPYTLQNSLILAPMAGVTDQPFRQLCKRLGAGLVVSEMVSSDMSLWNTRKSRLRMLHEGDPEPRSVQIAGGDAQMLAAAARANVEMGAQIIDINMGCPAKKVCNKAAGSALLKDEALVEEILHAVVAAVDVPVTLKIRTGWDRSNKNGITVAKIAEQAGITALAVHGRTRADLYTGEAEYDTIAAIKQAVSIPVFANGDIDSPQKARTVLDATGVDGLLIGRAAQGRPWIFREIQHYLQTGQLLPAPQLTEVEDILLEHLGALHAFYGEVMGVRIARKHVGWYLATLPGAKEFRSHFNRLAETQEQCANVRQFFSERHESLVTRDAEGVAA; this comes from the coding sequence ATGTCGGCGGTACGCATCGGCCCATATACACTGCAGAACTCGCTGATTCTCGCCCCGATGGCGGGCGTCACCGACCAACCTTTCCGTCAACTGTGCAAACGGCTCGGCGCCGGGCTGGTGGTGTCGGAAATGGTCAGCAGTGACATGAGCCTGTGGAACACCCGCAAGTCGCGTCTGCGCATGCTCCACGAAGGCGATCCCGAGCCACGCTCGGTGCAGATCGCCGGGGGCGATGCGCAGATGCTGGCGGCGGCGGCACGGGCCAACGTCGAGATGGGCGCGCAGATCATCGACATCAACATGGGTTGCCCGGCCAAGAAAGTCTGCAACAAGGCCGCCGGCTCCGCCCTGCTGAAGGATGAAGCGCTGGTCGAAGAGATTCTCCACGCCGTCGTAGCGGCGGTGGATGTGCCGGTGACCTTGAAAATTCGCACCGGTTGGGACCGCAGCAACAAGAATGGCATCACCGTTGCAAAGATTGCCGAGCAAGCCGGCATCACTGCCCTGGCAGTGCACGGCCGGACACGCGCGGACCTGTACACCGGCGAAGCCGAGTACGACACCATTGCCGCGATCAAGCAGGCGGTGTCGATACCGGTGTTCGCCAACGGCGACATCGACTCACCGCAAAAGGCCCGGACCGTGCTGGATGCCACGGGCGTGGACGGTTTGTTGATTGGCCGGGCCGCCCAAGGGCGGCCATGGATCTTTCGCGAGATCCAGCATTACCTGCAAACCGGGCAGTTGCTGCCCGCGCCGCAGCTGACTGAAGTGGAAGACATCCTGCTGGAGCATCTTGGCGCATTGCACGCCTTTTATGGCGAGGTGATGGGCGTTCGTATTGCCCGCAAGCATGTCGGCTGGTACCTGGCCACGCTGCCTGGGGCCAAGGAGTTCCGCAGCCACTTCAATCGTTTGGCAGAGACACAAGAGCAATGCGCCAACGTTCGCCAGTTTTTCAGCGAACGCCATGAGAGCCTGGTGACAAGGGACGCAGAGGGTGTGGCCGCATGA
- the purH gene encoding bifunctional phosphoribosylaminoimidazolecarboxamide formyltransferase/IMP cyclohydrolase, translated as MTDQTTRLPIRRALISVSDKTGIVEFARELEALGVEILSTGGTFKLLRDNSIAAVEVADYTGFAEMMDGRVKTLHPKIHGGILGRRGTDDAIMNEHGIKPIDLVAVNLYPFEATVAKPGCDLATAVENIDIGGPTMVRSAAKNHKDVAIVVNASDYASVLAGLKSGGLTYAQRFDLMLKAFEHTSAYDGMIANYFGTLDQTAETLSTEARGEFPRTFNSQFIKAQEMRYGENPHQKAAFYVEAKPAEVGIATAVQLQGKELSYNNVADTDAALECVKSFVKPACVIVKHANPCGVAVSPDAEGGIRQAYELAYATDTESAFGGIIAFNRELDAETAKAIVERQFVEVIIAPSVSDEARAIVAAKANVRLLACGEWSRDRAAAWDYKRVNGGLLVQSRDIGMIGADDLKVVTQRAPSEQEIHDLIFAWKVAKYVKSNAIVYARNRQTIGVGAGQMSRVNSARIAAIKAEHAGLQVQGSVMASDAFFPFRDGIDNAAKVGITAVIQPGGSMRDAEVIAAADEAGIAMVFTGMRHFRH; from the coding sequence ATGACCGATCAGACCACCCGCCTGCCGATCCGCCGCGCCCTCATCAGCGTATCCGACAAGACCGGGATCGTTGAATTCGCCCGTGAACTGGAGGCCCTCGGCGTCGAGATCCTCTCCACCGGCGGCACTTTCAAGCTGCTGCGCGACAACTCGATCGCTGCGGTTGAAGTGGCGGACTACACCGGCTTCGCGGAAATGATGGACGGCCGGGTCAAGACCCTGCATCCGAAGATCCACGGCGGCATCCTCGGTCGTCGCGGCACCGACGACGCCATCATGAACGAACACGGCATCAAGCCGATCGACCTGGTGGCGGTCAATCTCTACCCGTTCGAAGCCACCGTGGCCAAGCCCGGCTGCGACCTGGCCACCGCCGTCGAGAACATCGATATCGGCGGCCCGACCATGGTCCGCTCGGCGGCCAAGAACCACAAGGATGTGGCCATCGTGGTCAATGCCAGCGACTACGCGAGCGTTCTTGCAGGCCTCAAGAGCGGCGGCCTGACCTACGCCCAGCGCTTTGACCTGATGCTCAAGGCGTTCGAGCACACCAGCGCCTACGACGGCATGATCGCCAACTACTTCGGCACCCTGGACCAGACTGCCGAGACCCTGAGCACCGAAGCGCGCGGCGAATTCCCACGCACCTTCAACAGCCAGTTCATCAAGGCCCAGGAAATGCGCTACGGCGAGAACCCGCACCAGAAGGCAGCGTTCTACGTGGAAGCCAAGCCCGCTGAAGTGGGTATCGCCACCGCCGTGCAGCTGCAGGGCAAGGAGCTGTCATACAACAACGTGGCCGACACCGACGCCGCGCTGGAATGCGTGAAGAGCTTCGTCAAGCCGGCCTGCGTCATCGTCAAGCATGCCAACCCGTGCGGCGTGGCCGTCAGCCCGGACGCCGAGGGCGGCATCCGCCAGGCCTACGAACTGGCCTACGCCACCGACACCGAGTCGGCCTTCGGCGGCATCATCGCCTTCAACCGCGAGCTGGACGCCGAGACGGCCAAGGCCATCGTCGAGCGCCAATTCGTCGAAGTGATCATCGCCCCGAGCGTCAGTGACGAGGCCCGCGCCATCGTTGCCGCCAAGGCCAACGTGCGCCTGTTGGCCTGCGGCGAGTGGTCCCGGGACCGCGCTGCGGCCTGGGACTACAAGCGCGTCAACGGCGGCCTGCTGGTGCAGAGCCGTGACATCGGCATGATCGGCGCCGACGACCTGAAAGTGGTCACCCAACGCGCCCCGAGCGAACAGGAAATTCACGACCTGATCTTTGCCTGGAAAGTCGCCAAATACGTCAAGTCCAACGCCATCGTCTATGCGCGCAATCGCCAGACCATCGGCGTCGGCGCCGGCCAGATGAGCCGCGTCAACTCGGCGCGCATCGCCGCGATCAAGGCCGAACACGCCGGCTTGCAAGTGCAGGGCTCGGTCATGGCCTCGGACGCCTTCTTCCCGTTCCGCGACGGTATCGACAACGCTGCCAAGGTGGGCATCACCGCGGTGATCCAGCCCGGCGGCTCGATGCGTGATGCCGAAGTCATCGCGGCAGCGGACGAAGCCGGCATCGCGATGGTGTTCACCGGTATGCGCCATTTCCGCCATTGA
- a CDS encoding response regulator: protein MGWLRTATRSLIGLFILLFVLCAHAEQGSGWSVLVDDDATLQLGDVRSERFQNQFAPIQLGNVNAADPSGALWLHYRLQPEPHEQLLRVFAPDLLHLDLYALDGERVLQQIRSGAGSAESAPRLSNSAHLLALPISDRPLDIYLRIVSQHQLRPAISLQPAIVAAADQRQPLLFGLLLGAAAMLIFHNLMRYSAARSNSSLWLAATQLMIVLCALILLNLSGPWVTAWHTAQTPAAYLVALLASLCALVFTQRFFAPLASRVRDRVLQAAIALSVVCGLLMLFVSALPMNLLTYALIAFNTLLMLVVAGWHWQRGYQPARLFTWGLAICNIGFLLMLPALIWLTRIPAQWLIFALLAMVTLSGVLLNMALSERLRELRETRFSASRDLAASTAEINAKAEFLAKLSHEIRTPMNGVLGMTELLLGTPLSVKQRDYVQTIHSAGNELLGLINEILDISRIESGQIELDDVQFDLSALLEDCLNIFRAKAEQQNVELISFTQPQVPRVISGDPTRLRQTLLNLLDNALKKTDHGEILLAVALDSRPGEPRLRISVQDSGEPLPAAEREALLHTELQSKDLLASNRLGGHLGLVIARQLVLLMKGDFGINSGAAGGKGANAKAGEQGSTFWLTLPLDPQRLEHPPADLDGPLRGARVLVVDDNETCRKVLVQQCTAWGLNVSAVPSGKEALALLRTKAHLRDYFDVVLLDQNMPGMTGMQLAAKIKEDPSLNHDILLIMLTGISNAPSKIIARNSGVKRILAKPVAGYTLRTTLADELMQRGKGESAYLAPTVAVPAIHVPSDFRILVAEDNNISTKVIRGMLGKLNLEPDTASNGEEALRAMKAQRYDLVLMDCEMPILDGFSATQQLRAWEVGTQRIRTPVVALTAHILAEHKERARQAGMDGHMAKPIELSQLRELIEHWVSEREARMLQSS from the coding sequence GTGGGCTGGCTCAGGACTGCCACAAGATCATTGATCGGGCTGTTCATCCTGCTGTTTGTGCTGTGCGCACACGCCGAGCAGGGTAGCGGCTGGTCGGTGCTTGTCGACGACGATGCCACCCTGCAGCTCGGCGACGTACGCTCCGAGCGCTTCCAGAACCAGTTCGCCCCCATCCAGCTGGGCAACGTCAACGCCGCCGACCCCAGCGGCGCCCTCTGGTTGCATTACCGCTTGCAGCCAGAGCCTCATGAGCAGTTGCTCAGGGTGTTCGCCCCCGACCTGTTGCACCTGGACCTGTACGCCCTCGATGGCGAGCGCGTGCTGCAGCAGATCCGCAGCGGTGCCGGCAGCGCCGAAAGCGCCCCGCGCCTGTCCAACAGCGCCCACCTGCTGGCCCTGCCGATCAGTGATCGGCCACTGGACATCTACCTGCGCATCGTTTCCCAGCACCAGCTGCGCCCCGCCATCAGCCTGCAGCCGGCCATCGTCGCCGCCGCCGACCAGCGCCAGCCGCTGCTGTTCGGGTTGCTGCTGGGTGCGGCAGCCATGCTGATCTTCCACAACCTGATGCGCTACAGCGCCGCACGCTCCAACAGCAGCCTGTGGCTGGCTGCCACGCAGCTGATGATCGTGCTCTGCGCACTGATCCTGCTCAATCTTTCCGGCCCTTGGGTCACGGCCTGGCACACCGCGCAAACGCCGGCGGCGTACCTGGTGGCCCTGCTCGCCTCGCTGTGCGCACTGGTGTTCACCCAGCGCTTCTTCGCCCCGCTGGCCAGCCGCGTGCGCGATCGGGTGTTGCAGGCGGCCATTGCCCTGAGCGTGGTCTGCGGCCTGCTCATGCTGTTCGTCAGCGCGCTGCCGATGAACCTGCTGACCTATGCCCTGATCGCCTTCAATACGCTGCTGATGCTGGTCGTCGCCGGCTGGCACTGGCAGCGCGGCTACCAGCCGGCGCGGTTGTTCACCTGGGGCCTGGCGATCTGCAACATCGGCTTTCTGCTGATGCTTCCGGCTCTTATCTGGCTGACCCGCATCCCGGCACAGTGGCTGATCTTCGCCCTGCTCGCAATGGTCACCTTGAGCGGCGTGCTGCTCAACATGGCCCTCAGCGAACGGCTGCGCGAACTGCGTGAAACGCGTTTCAGCGCCAGCCGCGACCTGGCCGCCAGCACCGCCGAAATCAACGCCAAGGCCGAGTTTCTGGCCAAGCTCAGCCATGAAATCCGCACCCCGATGAACGGCGTGCTGGGCATGACCGAACTGTTGCTGGGCACGCCGCTGTCGGTCAAGCAGCGCGACTACGTGCAGACCATCCACAGCGCCGGCAACGAACTGCTCGGGCTGATCAACGAGATCCTCGACATCTCGCGGATCGAGTCCGGGCAGATCGAGCTGGACGACGTGCAGTTCGACCTCAGCGCGCTGCTCGAAGACTGCCTGAACATCTTTCGCGCCAAGGCCGAGCAGCAAAACGTCGAGCTGATCAGCTTCACCCAGCCGCAAGTGCCACGAGTGATCAGCGGCGACCCCACGCGCCTGCGCCAGACCCTGCTCAACCTGCTGGACAACGCGCTGAAAAAAACCGATCACGGCGAAATCCTGCTGGCCGTCGCTCTCGACTCGCGACCTGGCGAGCCTCGCCTGCGCATCAGCGTGCAGGACAGCGGCGAGCCGCTACCCGCCGCCGAACGCGAGGCCTTGCTGCACACCGAGCTGCAAAGCAAGGACCTGCTGGCCAGCAACCGTCTGGGCGGACACCTGGGCCTGGTCATCGCCCGGCAGCTGGTGCTGCTGATGAAAGGCGACTTCGGCATCAACAGCGGCGCCGCAGGCGGCAAGGGCGCCAATGCTAAAGCTGGCGAGCAAGGCAGTACCTTCTGGCTGACCCTGCCGCTGGACCCGCAACGCCTCGAGCATCCGCCGGCCGACCTCGACGGCCCGCTGCGCGGCGCCCGTGTGTTGGTGGTGGACGACAACGAGACCTGCCGCAAGGTGCTGGTGCAGCAGTGCACCGCCTGGGGCCTGAACGTCAGCGCGGTGCCCTCGGGCAAGGAAGCGCTGGCGCTGCTGCGCACCAAGGCGCACCTGCGCGATTATTTCGATGTGGTGCTGCTGGACCAGAACATGCCGGGCATGACCGGCATGCAGCTAGCGGCCAAGATCAAGGAAGACCCGAGCCTGAACCACGACATTCTATTGATCATGCTCACCGGCATCAGCAATGCGCCAAGCAAGATCATCGCGCGCAATTCGGGGGTCAAGCGCATCCTCGCCAAGCCGGTGGCCGGCTACACCCTGCGCACTACCCTGGCCGACGAGTTGATGCAACGGGGCAAGGGTGAATCGGCCTACCTGGCGCCGACGGTTGCCGTGCCGGCGATCCATGTGCCCAGCGACTTCCGCATCCTGGTGGCCGAAGACAACAACATCTCCACCAAGGTGATCCGCGGCATGCTCGGCAAGCTCAACCTGGAACCCGACACCGCCAGCAATGGCGAGGAGGCGCTTCGCGCCATGAAGGCGCAGCGCTACGATCTGGTGTTGATGGATTGTGAAATGCCAATTCTCGATGGCTTCAGCGCGACCCAGCAGCTGCGCGCCTGGGAGGTCGGCACCCAGCGCATCCGTACGCCGGTCGTGGCACTGACCGCGCACATTCTTGCCGAACACAAGGAACGTGCGCGTCAGGCCGGCATGGACGGCCACATGGCCAAGCCGATCGAGTTGTCGCAGCTGCGCGAGCTGATCGAGCATTGGGTCAGCGAGCGCGAAGCGCGGATGCTGCAAAGCTCCTGA
- the fis gene encoding DNA-binding transcriptional regulator Fis, with protein sequence MTMMTETLVSGTTPVSDNVNLKQHLNTPSEEGQTLRGSVEKALHNYFAHLEGAAVTDVYNLVLSEVEAPLLESVMNYVKGNQTKASEMLGLNRGTLRKKLKQYDLL encoded by the coding sequence ATGACGATGATGACTGAGACTTTAGTGAGTGGAACAACGCCCGTGAGCGACAACGTCAACCTGAAACAGCACCTGAACACGCCGAGCGAAGAGGGTCAGACCCTGCGCGGCAGTGTGGAGAAGGCGCTGCACAACTATTTCGCGCACCTTGAAGGCGCGGCCGTCACGGACGTCTACAACCTGGTGCTCTCGGAAGTCGAGGCGCCGCTGCTCGAAAGCGTGATGAACTACGTCAAGGGCAACCAGACCAAGGCCAGCGAAATGCTGGGCTTGAACCGCGGTACGCTGCGCAAGAAGCTCAAGCAGTACGATCTGCTGTAA
- a CDS encoding precorrin-8X methylmutase yields MIDYIRDGQEIYRNSFAIIRAEADLSGIPADLEKLAVRVIHACGMVEVVEGLRFSPGAGKAGRDALAAGAAILCDAHMVAEGVTRARLPANNPVICTLKHDGVAELARELGNTRSAAALELWRPHLEGAVVVIGNAPTALFYLLEMIDAGAPKPALILGFPVGFVGAAESKAMLAADSRGVPFVIMQGRRGGSAMAAAAINALATEVE; encoded by the coding sequence ATGATTGACTACATCCGCGACGGTCAGGAGATCTATCGCAACTCTTTCGCCATCATCCGCGCCGAGGCCGACCTGAGTGGCATTCCCGCCGACCTGGAAAAACTCGCCGTGCGGGTCATCCACGCCTGCGGCATGGTCGAGGTGGTCGAAGGCCTGCGCTTCTCCCCCGGCGCCGGCAAGGCCGGGCGCGACGCGCTGGCCGCCGGCGCGGCGATCCTCTGCGATGCGCACATGGTGGCCGAGGGCGTGACCCGCGCGCGGCTGCCGGCGAACAACCCGGTGATCTGCACCCTCAAGCACGACGGCGTGGCAGAGCTGGCCCGCGAACTGGGCAACACCCGTTCGGCGGCGGCCCTGGAATTGTGGCGGCCACACCTGGAAGGCGCGGTGGTGGTCATCGGCAATGCGCCGACGGCGCTGTTCTACCTGCTGGAGATGATCGACGCCGGCGCGCCGAAACCGGCGCTGATCCTCGGTTTCCCGGTCGGCTTCGTCGGCGCGGCCGAGTCCAAGGCCATGCTGGCGGCGGACAGCCGCGGCGTGCCATTCGTCATCATGCAGGGCCGCCGCGGCGGCAGCGCGATGGCTGCTGCAGCCATCAATGCCTTGGCCACGGAGGTCGAATGA
- the cobJ gene encoding precorrin-3B C(17)-methyltransferase — protein sequence MSTSTPAIVILGNGALATAQRVQQRYPGALIHGLAGRVGAADRHYQDFGATLRELYRHNTPIIALCAAGIVIRTLASELLEKGAEPPVLAVAEDGSAVVPLLGGLGGVNVMAREIGAALGVAAAITTSGELRFGTCLLNPPPGYALADLDQGKRFVSDLLAGEPVRIEGQAPWLASAQLTEDPGARLRIHVGSQARQASADELLIHPRSVLVAVSAATPALAERVHQALQAADVALPALACLLASEDDMAQPALREAALALGVPLRFAAPASSLRELAERAVVGGLPVVECEQVAIAVAAQPLQIATIGRRRGRLAVVGLGPGAAELMVPAVRAELAQANDVLGYETYVRMAGPFRDDQVLHCSDNREELLRARHAFELAASGRSVVVVSSGDPGVFAMAAAVLEALHESSDPAWHRVDLQMLPGVSASLATAAQAGAPLGHDFCVISLSDNLKPWSIIETRLDLAAQADLALAFYNPISRSRPHQLGLALEIVRRHRRADTPVTLGRDIGRPGQSLRVTTLGELTPEQVDMRTMVLVGSSTTCVFARADGGVWVYTPRYYGAAYKR from the coding sequence ATGAGCACCTCGACTCCTGCGATCGTCATCCTCGGCAACGGCGCCCTGGCCACTGCGCAACGCGTGCAACAACGCTATCCGGGGGCGCTGATCCACGGCCTGGCCGGGCGAGTCGGCGCTGCCGATCGCCACTATCAGGATTTCGGCGCCACGCTGCGTGAACTGTATCGGCACAACACGCCGATCATCGCCCTGTGCGCTGCGGGCATCGTTATTCGGACCTTGGCCAGCGAGCTGCTGGAGAAGGGCGCCGAGCCGCCCGTGCTGGCCGTGGCCGAGGACGGCAGCGCCGTGGTGCCACTGCTGGGCGGGCTGGGCGGGGTGAATGTCATGGCCCGCGAGATCGGTGCCGCCCTGGGCGTGGCGGCGGCGATCACCACCAGCGGCGAGTTGCGTTTCGGCACCTGCCTGCTCAACCCGCCGCCAGGCTACGCGCTGGCCGACCTGGACCAGGGCAAACGCTTCGTCTCCGATCTGCTGGCCGGCGAACCGGTGCGCATCGAAGGCCAGGCCCCATGGCTGGCGTCGGCGCAGTTGACCGAAGACCCTGGCGCGCGTCTGCGCATTCATGTTGGCAGCCAGGCGCGGCAGGCATCCGCCGATGAATTGTTGATTCATCCACGCAGCGTGCTGGTGGCCGTCAGCGCGGCCACCCCCGCATTGGCCGAACGGGTGCACCAGGCACTGCAGGCGGCGGACGTGGCGTTGCCGGCACTGGCTTGCCTGCTGGCCAGCGAAGACGATATGGCGCAGCCGGCGCTTCGCGAGGCGGCGCTGGCGCTGGGCGTGCCCCTGCGCTTTGCGGCGCCCGCCAGCTCGTTGCGCGAGCTGGCCGAGCGGGCCGTCGTCGGTGGGCTGCCGGTGGTCGAATGCGAGCAGGTGGCCATCGCCGTAGCCGCGCAGCCCCTGCAGATCGCGACCATCGGCCGCCGGCGCGGTCGCCTTGCCGTGGTCGGTCTCGGCCCGGGGGCCGCCGAGCTGATGGTGCCCGCCGTCAGGGCTGAGCTGGCGCAAGCCAACGACGTGCTCGGCTACGAGACCTATGTGCGCATGGCCGGGCCGTTTCGCGACGACCAGGTGCTGCATTGCAGCGACAACCGCGAAGAGCTGCTGCGCGCCCGTCACGCCTTCGAGCTGGCGGCCAGCGGCCGCTCGGTGGTAGTGGTGTCGTCCGGCGACCCGGGCGTGTTCGCCATGGCGGCAGCCGTGCTCGAGGCCCTGCATGAGTCCAGCGACCCGGCCTGGCATCGGGTCGACCTGCAAATGTTGCCGGGGGTGTCTGCTTCGCTGGCCACTGCCGCCCAGGCCGGTGCACCGCTGGGCCACGATTTCTGCGTGATCTCGCTGTCGGACAACCTCAAGCCCTGGTCGATCATCGAAACCCGCCTGGACCTGGCCGCCCAGGCCGACCTGGCGCTGGCGTTCTATAACCCGATCTCGCGTTCGCGCCCGCATCAGCTGGGGCTGGCGCTGGAGATCGTCCGCCGCCATCGCCGTGCCGACACCCCGGTGACCCTTGGCCGCGACATCGGGCGCCCCGGCCAGAGCCTGCGGGTCACCACCCTCGGCGAACTGACCCCAGAGCAGGTCGACATGCGCACCATGGTGCTGGTCGGCTCGTCCACCACCTGCGTGTTTGCGCGTGCCGATGGCGGAGTCTGGGTGTACACCCCGCGCTACTACGGCGCCGCGTACAAGAGATGA
- the purD gene encoding phosphoribosylamine--glycine ligase, with protein sequence MNVLIIGSGGREHALAWKVAQDPRVQKVFVAPGNAGTATEAKCENVAIDVQAIEQLADFAEKNVTLTIVGPEVPLVAGVVDLFRSRGLDCFGPTKGAAQLEGSKAFAKDFLARHQIPTAEYRNFTEIEPALAYLREKGAPIVIKADGLAAGKGVIVAMTLGEAEDAVRDMLAGNAFGDAGSRVVIEEFLDGEEASFIVMVDGKNVLPMATSQDHKRVGNGDSGPNTGGMGAYSPAPVVTADVHQRVMDQVIWPTVRGMAEEGNVYTGFLYAGLMIDKAGNPKVIEFNCRFGDPETQPVMLRLQSSLVLLVEAALAQALDKIEAQWDPRPSLGVVLAAGGYPADYRKADVIGGLDVAAQLPGKVFHAGTTLKEGQVLTSGGRVLCATALGETVGAAQQNAYALAAKIDWQGCFYRSDIGYRAIAREQELQ encoded by the coding sequence ATGAACGTATTGATCATCGGCAGCGGCGGCCGCGAGCACGCCCTGGCCTGGAAAGTGGCGCAAGACCCGCGCGTGCAGAAAGTCTTCGTCGCTCCGGGCAATGCCGGCACCGCGACTGAAGCCAAGTGCGAGAACGTCGCCATCGACGTGCAGGCCATTGAGCAGCTGGCCGACTTTGCCGAGAAAAATGTCACTCTGACCATCGTCGGCCCGGAAGTGCCGCTGGTGGCTGGCGTCGTCGACCTGTTCCGCAGCCGCGGCCTGGACTGCTTCGGCCCAACCAAAGGCGCGGCCCAGCTGGAAGGCTCCAAGGCGTTCGCCAAGGACTTCCTGGCACGCCACCAGATTCCTACCGCCGAATACCGGAACTTCACCGAGATCGAGCCGGCGCTGGCTTACCTGCGCGAGAAAGGCGCCCCGATCGTGATCAAGGCCGATGGCCTGGCTGCAGGCAAAGGCGTGATCGTCGCCATGACTCTGGGCGAAGCCGAAGACGCCGTGCGTGACATGCTCGCCGGCAACGCGTTCGGCGACGCCGGCTCGCGCGTAGTCATCGAAGAGTTTCTCGACGGCGAGGAAGCCAGCTTCATCGTCATGGTCGACGGCAAGAACGTCCTGCCGATGGCCACCAGCCAGGACCACAAGCGCGTCGGCAACGGCGACAGCGGCCCGAACACCGGCGGCATGGGCGCCTACTCGCCAGCACCGGTGGTCACCGCCGACGTGCACCAGCGGGTCATGGACCAGGTGATCTGGCCGACCGTGCGCGGCATGGCCGAGGAAGGCAACGTCTACACCGGTTTCCTCTATGCCGGTCTGATGATCGACAAGGCCGGCAACCCCAAGGTCATCGAATTCAACTGCCGCTTCGGCGATCCGGAAACCCAGCCGGTGATGCTGCGTCTGCAATCGAGCCTGGTGCTGCTGGTGGAAGCGGCGCTGGCCCAGGCCCTCGACAAGATCGAGGCGCAATGGGACCCACGGCCGAGCCTGGGCGTGGTGCTGGCTGCCGGCGGCTACCCGGCCGACTACCGCAAGGCGGACGTGATCGGCGGCCTCGACGTGGCGGCGCAGCTGCCGGGCAAGGTGTTCCATGCCGGTACCACCCTCAAGGAGGGCCAGGTGCTGACCAGCGGTGGCCGGGTCCTCTGCGCCACCGCCCTTGGCGAAACCGTGGGCGCTGCGCAGCAGAACGCCTATGCCCTGGCCGCCAAGATCGACTGGCAGGGCTGCTTCTACCGCAGCGACATCGGCTACCGCGCCATCGCCCGCGAGCAGGAGCTGCAGTAA